The window CATAGTTGTGCAAATGTCCAACACATTATATAATGCTTTAAAAAGCATTTCCTTACAATATACACATTACTTTATAGAACGTGAAGATTATTTTGGCACTTTAGCGCCTCACAGTTCATCAGCTCTAACCTGCTTCCTGGAAGACGCCACCTGTGACAAGTTTAAAAGAAGTGAAGATCGCCCCTTCCTGCTGTAGGGAGGTGGAGTGGGGGGGCATGGAGCCTGGAGTGATGCCGCCAATGTCCGCatggtgccccctgctggccacaaAAAAGACAGGGCTGCTCACCCCTTTGTGAAACACCTTTGGAGGGAAACATAAATGCAGGTGAGGTAGAATGGAAAAGTAGGAGAAATGAGGGTAGGATGAAGGCAGAAATCTGGACAGTTACTGGTGTGATGACTGTGAGGTCTGGAAGGTGGCTGCCACCTGCACATGGGTGGTTACTCAGGATGACATCACCTTCTTTCAACTTGTTGCCCAAAGTTTTGATCTGCAAAGGGACATTAAAAGAATCTAATTTTCTGGTCTGAAGTGTTTCAGTAGTGTGTGTAAATACCTGGTACTGGACTGTCTCTTGCATGGCTCCCAGGTGGACTGGGATGTGAGGAGCATTGGACACTAATCCACCATCTGGCCCAAACACAGCACAGGAGAAATCGAGACGTTCCTTGATGTTGGTAGAGATTGAGGTTCTTTGGAGGACTCTACCCATCTGTTCTGTATAAAAATACCATTTGGGATATTATGAATTCCCTGCCTTTATTCTGTGTTATGTACTCCACAGAAATCTTCAGTGTACCTGCTATGCTCATGAAGCGgtgagagaaaatggagagCTGAACGGTATTGAGCTCTGTGCCAAGGACACGCTGACGGTCTGAGCCTACAGTCATGCAAATATCGCCCCCCTCTGTTAGGCAGGCCTCACAGCATGGTTCCACCAGGATGGTGCTGGTGCAGGTAGGAAATAATGATTGGACttggtgttgttttattttgctctttCTAAATCACATAGGAAATCTCTAAAGCTTCTGTTTACACAAGAATATTTTCCAGTAAGACAGTCAACTTCTTCCAATTtatctgtgttttcaggctATAAATAACAGCCCTTTTTGAAAACAGATTAGAGATGAGCATTTTCACACCGCATTGTCACCTAGTGGCAGGCATAGAAATTACAGCTATTTTAATCTGTTCATGCATTCAGCGTAAATGGCACTAGttttcaatttttttctttctcaacAGTTGCTGTAGGAACAACAAAAATGTTAAAACTATACAGTTTCCTCCACAGCGCTCTTGTGTAAACAAGGCATCGACCCATACAACGGACCTGAAAGTGTTGTGATAGGAGTGGAAAGGGAAAATGCCTGCCTGTTTTTGTCAATGATGATTGCTGGTCCCTGGATACTCTGACCACATGGAAGCTCTTCCCACAGATACACATTGGTGTCCAGGTAACCTTCCTCAAAGTAACACTTAGTCACctacaaaacaaaaatcaaaagagAGCTATTCATCAAACATCATTTGCATATGAAAAGTGCAACTGCATGCTTGCATCAATATACCGTGACTGGTTTGGCCTGTGTGTGACTGGTTTTTGATCTATACACAGAGTTGATGCCAGATTTCCCACAACCTCTCactctgatgtcatcaacaACGATAGGCCTGTCTGGGATAGTGAATCCAAATTCCTTCAGATAACTATAAAAGGCCAAAGCATGTATCACTAGAGAGACAACATGCAACAGTCAGTCTAACAAACAACCATGTGACTTTACCGCTTAGTGAAGGCAGTGCGGAAGTCTCCGGCCCGACAGGACTGGCTATTGCTCGGATAACCGGTGGAGGTGACCATGAGAGCGCAGTCGGTGCCTTCGTAACGCAAGTGAAGGAAAACCTCGGTTGTTATCTGACCACTACCGAAGACAAGAAACAGACGAATGTGCCATTATTACAATTGCATTGTTTAAAATGCAGAATGTTCCCCACTCATGAGTGACCCTGTGTTCGCTCACCTGGAGAATCCGCGTGCACGCAGTGTCTCACAGCAGCGTTTGGAGAGCTGATCGACTCTCTGATCGATCTCAGCGAAAGATTTCTCTCTGTACTGCAGACAGCAGGGCTCCTGGACCTCTTCAACCACATCAGCCAGAGCCAGACCGTATGCTGAGAGCACCCCGCTGTACCTGCAACAACAAGAGAGAGACCGCACTAGTGTTTACTACAGCCATCTCTCACACAGGTAAACATACTGTATCACTCTTACTTGTGTATAAAGACGGTCATCATGCCCAGGGATCGGGCTATAGCACAGGCGTGTTGGCCACCTGCGCCACCAAAACAGGCCAACACATGCTGAGAGGTATCGTGACCCTTAGCCTAAAAGGATGGTTGGTTTTATATCCAATTCAATATAATACCCTTCACTCGATTCGACACTCAGCAATACCTGTGTCAGAGCTCGGATTGGGCGACACATGGCCTCGTTCGCTACACGAAGGAATCCCATGGCAACCTCCTCCACACTCATCGCCGTGTGGTCCCCGTTTGCACCCACCTGTGaaagaaaatgcaacaaaaatgaagagaagcagccAGAAAATGTGACCCAGTGGTTTACAGTGCTGTAAACATCAGTGCCTGTGATTGGgtggaagacaggaagaggttgattTCCTGGGCCAGTTGATGAAAATGTTTCATGGTTTCTTCTAAAGAGAGCGGCTCGTTCTCCCCAGGCCCAAAGATCCTTGGaaagaaggaggggaggaggcgaCCAAGGGCCAGGTTGGCATCCGTTACAGTCAGAGGACCACCTGGGAAACCCATTAAAGGAAATGGTTAAAAAGCAAATTTCACATTTACACAGTCACTAGCACATTAAAAATTACCTTTTCTGTAACATGCTGGTCCTGGATGTGCACCTGCAGACTCTGGGCCAACAACAAACATCCCTGATCtgagagaaaaaggaggaattATTTAgttaaaaatcaaattattcatttttaaatgaaggttgaataaaaaaaacaagaaacctgACCCAAATACCACTCAAAGCCTCAAAGCTTTAAGAAGTCTCATGAAGACATTTTTACTGTACAGTAAACAAAAAATCATTTATAACTTTAGATAATCATCCAACAAATAGAGAAAGACGCATAAATTATGCAACCACTGCTCATAGTTGTTAAAGACATGACAGTCACTttcattacccacaatgcaaagCAACAGTTTAACCTGTCCTATGCTAATCTCGTCTAAGGCAGAGCTTTGAACCCAGGGCGACCTGCTTTTATGAGAATGGCTGTAAAACTGTGCAGACTTTTGTTTGTACTGGTTTTTATTAATTAAGCTCTAAAAGCAGAAGTcttgtaaaaatgtttgtttctgtgtttatcaTCCGCTCCAAAGCCAACAGATTCTTTCAGACCTAAAGAAGAGTCGTGATCCTCCGCCCGCAGCCACGGTGTTGATGTCCAGCTGAGGCGCTTGCAGCGTAACTCCAGCCGTGGTCGCCTCGAACACGTGTTCGTACTGGCCAGCATAGCGACTTACATCAGTGGAGGTTCCTGCAGAGCGAGCGCAGCCATGGATCTAGTATCATGATCATTGAGTGCATGTACATAGTGCATCTTTACAAGCTGATGCCATTAAATGTGATTTACAGTTGTTCTTCTTTTCATTTATGGCTTCTTtatggctttttttctttctcccaccTAACACCTTTTAAGATTTATGATTCTGTTATTTGCTCTACTCACCACCCATGTCAAAGCCAATTACAGGctttttctccatctgcttATAGGACGTGATTGCATAGCCAAcaacgccccctgctggaccagaCAAAACAGCTCGAGAACCACAGAATTGATTCATGGGAGTCAGACCCCCATCTGACTGCATAAACAGGACATCTACATCCTAAAGATGGAGGTAAAATGACAAAGATCATGTCAATGATCTGAAAAAT is drawn from Takifugu flavidus isolate HTHZ2018 chromosome 17, ASM371156v2, whole genome shotgun sequence and contains these coding sequences:
- the oplah gene encoding 5-oxoprolinase isoform X2 — encoded protein: MAETKGKFDFAIDRGGTFTDVFARLPDGRERVLKLLSRDPQNYKDAPTEGIRRILEEETGQICPRDQPVDTSLIGWIRMGTTVATNALLEREGERTALLVTRGFRDLLHIGTQARPKLFDLEVAVPEVLYEEVIEVDERVVLKQVSCQLPRKDAKRIVTGSTGESLEVWRELNLDQVERDLKGVLSRGITSLAVLLLHSYTWSDHEKAVGALARRLGFTQVSLSSEVMPMVRAVPRGYTVCADAYLTPKIHQYLKGFTSGFKDGLKDVDVLFMQSDGGLTPMNQFCGSRAVLSGPAGGVVGYAITSYKQMEKKPVIGFDMGGTSTDVSRYAGQYEHVFEATTAGVTLQAPQLDINTVAAGGGSRLFFRSGMFVVGPESAGAHPGPACYRKGGPLTVTDANLALGRLLPSFFPRIFGPGENEPLSLEETMKHFHQLAQEINLFLSSTQSQVGANGDHTAMSVEEVAMGFLRVANEAMCRPIRALTQAKGHDTSQHVLACFGGAGGQHACAIARSLGMMTVFIHKYSGVLSAYGLALADVVEEVQEPCCLQYREKSFAEIDQRVDQLSKRCCETLRARGFSSGQITTEVFLHLRYEGTDCALMVTSTGYPSNSQSCRAGDFRTAFTKRYLKEFGFTIPDRPIVVDDIRVRGCGKSGINSVYRSKTSHTQAKPVTVTKCYFEEGYLDTNVYLWEELPCGQSIQGPAIIIDKNSTILVEPCCEACLTEGGDICMTVGSDRQRVLGTELNTVQLSIFSHRFMSIAEQMGRVLQRTSISTNIKERLDFSCAVFGPDGGLVSNAPHIPVHLGAMQETVQYQIKTLGNKLKEGDVILSNHPCAGGSHLPDLTVITPVFHKGVSSPVFFVASRGHHADIGGITPGSMPPHSTSLQQEGAIFTSFKLVTGGVFQEAAVTEALMAPAQYPGCSGTRNLHDNLSDLRAQVAANQRGSQLVGELIDSYGLAVVQAYMGYIQSNAELAVRDMLREFSCRRRQQTGSLDVESEDFMDDGTPIRLRVQINEEEGSALFDFSGTGTEVWGNCNAPRAITLSALIYCLRCMVGQDIPLNQGCLAPIKVLIPPGSILQPSQDAAVVGGNVLTSQRVVDVIFRAFEVCAASQGCMNNISFGNDTVGYYETVAGGAGAGPMWNGRSGVHSHMTNTRITDPEILEKRYPVILDQFSLRLGSGGAGKYWGGDGVVRKLLFRSNMVLSVLTERRSTRPYGLKGICLLLVRG